A DNA window from Arachis duranensis cultivar V14167 chromosome 3, aradu.V14167.gnm2.J7QH, whole genome shotgun sequence contains the following coding sequences:
- the LOC107480233 gene encoding transcription factor HEC3-like has product MDTTNLQQNNNASVFTAATWTEADHNHIVHQIPNIMASGVFPNYHHLLQIHHHPSTTTTALPSSSSSGFLGDILGVVHQEQEQDHDHDHEDEEPEEELGAMKEMMYKIAAMQPVDIDPATIRKPKRRNVRISDDPQSVAARHRRERISEKIRILQRLVPGGTKMDTASMLDEAIRYVKFLKRQIRLLQSTTPHQPPQCNYVGLPNNPNSAFSLGPSTSDWPFAPTTTPSAVPASFGFNAGGGHHAPSSFNHHEVINE; this is encoded by the coding sequence ATGGATACCACAAACCTGCAGCAGAATAATAATGCTAGTGTCTTCACTGCTGCTACTTGGACAGAAGCTGATCATAATCACATCGTTCACCAAATCCCTAACATCATGGCTTCTGGGGTTTTCCCAAACTACCATCACCTTCTTCAAATTCATCATCATCCCTCAACAACCACTACTGCACTGCCCTCTTCTTCTTCGTCGGGGTTCCTTGGTGACATACTTGGAGTAGTGCaccaagaacaagaacaagatcATGATCACGATCATGAAGATGAAGAGCCAGAAGAGGAGCTTGGAGCCATGAAGGAGATGATGTACAAGATCGCAGCTATGCAGCCCGTGGACATCGATCCCGCCACCATTCGGAAGCCAAAGAGGCGAAACGTTCGCATCAGCGACGACCCTCAGAGCGTAGCGGCGCGCCACCGCAGGGAGAGGATCAGCGAGAAGATTCGGATCCTGCAGAGGCTTGTTCCCGGTGGAACAAAGATGGACACAGCTTCCATGCTGGATGAAGCAATTCGCTATGTTAAGTTCTTGAAGAGACAAATCAGGTTGCTTCAATCCACTACTCCTCATCAACCGCCACAATGCAATTATGTTGGTCTTCCAAATAATCCTAACAGTGCCTTTTCTTTAGGCCCTTCTACTTCTGATTGGCCTTTTGCACCCACCACCACGCCCTCCGCCGTGCCTGCCTCATTCGGATTCAATGCCGGAGGAGGTCATCATGCCCCCTCTAGCTTTAATCATCATGAGGTAATTAATGAATGA